A window of Hordeum vulgare subsp. vulgare chromosome 5H, MorexV3_pseudomolecules_assembly, whole genome shotgun sequence genomic DNA:
atcgaatcttacttacgcaaacaccacaacgaagatatatgagttgctatttaacctcatccaaggacctcctcggtcaaatccgattcaactaaagttggagaaactgacacccgccagtcatctttgagcaacggagttactcgtcgcgatgaaaccagtctctcgtaagcgtacgagtaatgtcggtccgagccgcttcgatccaacaataccgcagaatcaagaaaagactaaggagggcagcaaaacgcacatcaccgcccacaaaaacttttgtgttctactcgagaagacatctacgcatgaacctagctcatgatgccactgttggggaacgtcgcatgggaaacaaaaattttcctacgcgcacgaagacctatcatggtgatgtccatctacgagaggggatgagtgatctacgtaccctcgtagaccgtacagcagaagcgttagagaacgcggttgatgtagtggaacgtcctcacgtccctcgatccgccccgcgaacaatcccgcgatcagtcccacgatctagtaccgaacggacggcacctccgcgttcagcacacgtacagctcgacgatgatctcggccttcttgatccagcaagagagacggagaggtagaagagttctccggcagcgtgacggcgctccggaggttggtgatgaccttgtctcagcagggctctgcccgagctccgcagaaacgcgatctagaggaaaaaccgtggaggtatgtggtcgggctgccgtggaaaagtcgtctcaaatcagccctaaaacctccatatatataggtgggagggaggggaggaggcagcctcaaaacctaaaggtttggccgaaattggaggtggaggagtcctactccaatcctacttggagtaggattccaccttcccacttggaaactctttccaccttgtgttttttccttctcaaaccttatgggcctaagtgggaacttattccagcccactaggggctggtttatctcttcccatagcccatgagaccccttggggcgtgacacccctcccgatggtccccggcacccctcccggcactcccggtacactaccgatgagcccgaaacttttccggtaatgcacgaaaaccttccggtaaccaaatgaggtcatcctatatatcaatcttcgtttccggaccattccggaaaccctcgtgacgtccgtgatctcatccggaactccgaacaacattcggtaaccaaccatataactcaaatacgcataaaacaacgtcgaaccttaagtgtgcagaccctgcgggttcgagaactatgtagacatgacccgagagactcctcggtcaatatccaatagcgggacctggatgcccatattggatcctacatattctacgaagatcttatcgtttgaacctcagtgccaaggattcatataatcccgtacgtcattccctttgtccttcggtatgttacttgcccgagattcgatcgtcagtatccgcatacctatttcaatctcgtttatcggcaagtctctttactcgttccgtaatacaagatcccgcaacttacactaagtcacattgcttgcaaggcttgtgtgtgatgttgtattaccgagtgggccccgagatacctctccgtcacacggagtgacaaatcccagtcttgttccatactaactcaactaacaccttcggagatacctgtagagcatctttatagtcacccagttacgttgcgacgtttgatacacacaaagcattcctccggtgtcagtgagttatatgatctcatggtcataggaataaatacttgacacgcagaaaacagtagcaacaaaatgacacgatcaacatgctacgtctattagtttgggtctagtccatcacatgattctcctaatgatgtgatcccgttatcaagtgacaacacttgcctatggccaggaaaccttgaccatctttgatcaacgagccagtcaactagaggcttactagggacagtgttttgtctatgtatccacacaagtattgtgtttccaatcaatacaattatagcatggataataaacgattatcatgaacaaagaaatataataataactaatttattattgcctctagggcatatttccaacaatcactagtgaacatcatgtgactccggtccatatcaccatcattgtttacacctccatcatttatcgctttcatttacttttccgttgcaatcactattaccttcccgcttgtgttttgatcctttgcaaactacaaggcttgagagattgacaacctctctgtactcgctgggagcaaagttatttgttgtgtgtgcaggtccacgtattctgctagcgccacggtggaagacacctacttgttgagcccaggagtcctcctggttcgataaaccttacagtctccgtgtaagggaaacttgctgctgactacaactccaccttccacttggggtaaccaacgaggggcgagaagtatatccatgaaCTCGTCATCATCACACGCTACCAATCTAGCTTTAAGAGTGTTTTAGACACTATTGTAGCGTcaaaatgcttttatattaggaAATTGCTTAAATCTAGTCGGATGATTTCCATAACAAACCGACCGCCTCCAATAGAAGACACGTGCCCAACAGGCCCAGCTTAACTCTCCACCTTATCCTATCGTGATGGTTCACCCAGCCGCTGGTCGTCTTCCCCAGCTCCtctagtctctctctctctctctctctctctctctctctctcgtagatcCCTCTCTCGATCCAGATCGACGAGGAGCCACTTGTACAACATTgctccctctctcctcctccacTTGTCGCCCACCATCGATGCTTGGATTTTGTTGGTACGACGGAGCTCGTGGTGCTGCAAAACGGCGTCCTGGCACGACGTGCTTTTGGTGCTGCGACCCCGCACATCTCGTCGACGTCCGAGGATGCTTCTATGTAACGCTGCTACAGAAGGGGGTCTTCGTGCTGCTAGTTCATGAGGGGGAGGTGACGACCAATGGAGATGCCCCTCTTTTTCCAACAATCCCTATGCTACGACGAAGCTTTTTATGGCCGGCTGGTGCTGCGATGGAGCACTACCGGGGTTGCACGGTGCTCCGCTGGAGCTAAAAATGGAGCCGCACTGTGCTGCCATGTGGTTGCAATGGAGCATCGTCGGTGGTCGTCGGAGTACCGTCAGGCCAGGCCGTGCGATGAGGTTGCATTGGAGCATTGCTGGGTTCGTTGGTGTTGTAGTGGAGCTTCGTTGGAGCACCGTCTAATCAGGCCATGCCGTTCTGCGATGAGTGAGGTTTGAACGGAGCATCTTCGGTTCATCGGCGCTACAATGGAGCTGTGACGGAGCATAGTTGGGCCGCTGTTGCAGTGGAGTGACAAGAAATTGCCGTGGATGGCCACTTTTGTAGCAATGCGCAGTAGCAGCACCGACCGTCGATGATGAAGAGAGGTTGGGGAAGCGATGCGAGATCTGTGGGGAAAGAAAAGCAACAACTGAGATGCATTGtaccccctccgttcctaaatataagtctttttaaaggtttcactacaaaactacatacagatgtatatatgcataatttattttgtagattcattcattttgttttgtatCTAACAGCCACGGAGGTGGTTTATGTTTAGGCTCAATCAACAGGATGATTTGTAGTGGTCCCCTTTATATTATGAAATAAGAGGGAGTATATTTTATGGGTAGTACTGGGCGTCGGCGCGTCAGCCCGAACACTCGCGTCGGTCGCAGTGCAGCCGTCAGATTGGGGATCCCTTGACCGTCAGATCTCCTCTCTCGTCCTTAACCTCGAGTCACGAACGCGAGCGCCTCGTCGACCATCCTCGTCCAACGCGCAACGTCGctccccacccctcccctctccccgCCCCTCGACGGTCGAGGCGTCCTTCTCCCCTCTCGCCGGCCGCCTTCGCCGCCGGTCGCCATCCTTGTAGAGCCAACAAACGCGAGCACCTTATCGGTCGTCCGTTGCAGTTTTTTTCATCAATGGTTGTAGCACTTTATGTCAAATGTTGTAGCATTCCGCTATGACAATGACCGCTTGCAGCTTTTTATATGTCTGATTGCAGCTTTTTTCATGAACGGCTGTAGCATTTTATGTCCACGGTAGTAGCATTTCCGCCATGGTAATGACCGCTTGCAGCTTTTTATATGCTTGGTTTAAGTTTTTTCATCTGGGTTTGAAGTTTTTTCAAATAAccattgaagcaattttgaatgACATTTGCAACACTTGTATACGCACGGTCCGGCTATGATGGCAGACGAAGAGGATGACGGGCGCACGCTGGATCCGACGATGCGGGCGGCCGACTGGGGCATGGACGGGTGCCCCCTCAGTTATGCGCCCCACCATGCGCAGAAATCGTTCCGCCATGATGAGAGGAGATCGGATCGCGTGCACATTCGGCCGCAGGCGAAAAACGTTTCCATATTTTATTAGGTAAATTTACATGTCAAATTTTAACCAAAATAAGAGGGTCTAGTAAACCCCGACCGAAGGAGTAGGTGGAACAGTTGATGCGCTCCCCCGCAGTTGCCACCCTAGCTGAACGCGGCGGACAGCACGCCCAACGGCGCCGCCGCCTTCGAAGCCCCCGCCCTCGTGATGGAACCCTCGTTCGATGACGTCCCCGAGGTCGTCGACTGGATGTCGTCCATGGTCGACCGTGGCGGCCGCGCGAGCCAGGAGAGCCACCGCCTGTTCCTGGCGCGGCGCACGGCGCTCGAGATGCTGCGGGACCGCGGGTACAGCGTGCCGGAGTCCGAGCTCGCCCGCACGCTCCCGGAGTTCCGCGCGTGGTGGGCTCAGGAGCCCGAGATCGAGCGCCTCTCCTTTTCCACCTTCCTCGCCTCCGACCACTCTGACAAGGTGAGTTTACTGCTCCTTCCCCGGCTATGTGCATCCATATTCATCGCCAATAATTGCTCGTAATTAAGGACCATCTTACAACATCATTGCTCGTTAGCGTGCTAGAGTCCAATTGGCTGGGATAGATGAAGCGATGAACTCTAACCCACACAACACGATCCAGTCGTGGAGCACGGATTAGGAGCGACTTCTCAAGGATTTAGGAGAATAAGGGTAGCAAGAGCTCTCCAATCTCAGGATGATGAGTCTATGTCTTTGGTCTATTGATAGAAATGACAAATGTCCCCCAACGAAGGAAATAGCTGGCCTATTTATATTAGGGACAACCTCCCTGGATTGGTGTTAAAGCGAACTAGCTTTGGGTACCAGCTTAGGTGTGAAACAAAACCAGTTTTGGTGTGAAACTGAACCAGCTTCGGGTATTGATGAGATAGCTTCTAGAGTTCTCCCGTTGGTGTGTGGATGGCTATTCCCGACCAAACATTGTTCGCTGGAGTCGGAACAATGTTTCTTTAGCAGCAAACTTGAGTTCTGGGAATCTTTCCAAGTAGGGGTAGTTAAACTCGTCCAAAACATTGTTTCGCTACCGTCGAAAAATTGTTTCTTCAACAGAATACTTGTTTCCTGGTGAACTTCTGACTTTGTTTCTTCGTCATAAAACATTGTTTTGCATGGACCGAAATGTGGTTGGCCTTCTTCGATATAGCACCTGAGTAAAAACCAACAACAAAGGAGGTGAAGTCACAACCATGTTTTCAAGGTCATATCACAAACTCAAGTTAGCGTTGTCCTGATCATGTATTTGCTTTGCACGGCTTATTGTAATTGGACCTATGATGATTGTTGGTGTGGTGTCAAAGGTTGGAATGTCCTCATCATGGGACCCCCCTCCTTCACCCGTCGCTGGAGCAGCGAGCAGAGGAGTAGGAAACCACGGCCTTGCCGGCTTTCACCAAGAGGAGAAACTGCTTGCCCATGATCTCCTTTTTTCCTGGAGAGAAAGACGGGGTACGGGCAACTTTCTTCATTGACTTGTGTCAGGTGCATGCTGATGTTACTAGGTTTTCAATAGTAGTAGCagattgttgttcttgtggttcagACTGTTTAAGGTTATCATCACTCTGCAATACGGGTTTAATTGATATATTCTTGATATTAATATACTCCCTCTATCGAAAAATCACTCTGCAAATGGATGTCTCAATTTAGTATGTATGTACTGAAGTTCAATGCTTACATAACGTGTCTGTCTgttggccggggggggggggggggggtctaatTAGCGATAATTCATTGAGTTTCGACAGCTACCTTGCGCTGTCGGAACACACCCCACTATGTCAGCAGATTCCGCCCCTGGTTTTGGCCCATGAGTGGCGGTGTTGCCGTCGTCAGCGCCTGAACCAGAGAAAAGAATAAAGATCGGCTTTCAGTTTAGTGATCTGCAACTTTAATCTAACTAAAAAACAAGTTTCAACCATGAGCTTTCACTCGTATTATCTCCACGAGAGAATCAATTTTGAACTCTCACACAAAAATATCAACCAAATGAATCACAATTTCTTACGTGGTGAAGACAAATTCTCAACTTGTTAAAAATGGTATCTCCAACCCCCCCTCCCGCGCGAagtttacaatcactacaaaattcAACTAAAAGGGGGATTGTAAACACCAAAATAACTGTATACAGCACTCTACCTCATGGCGTCAGCAGCAATTGCTGGGAAAAGAAAGCCCAGATCTGGCCCTCGCCTCGGTGAAAACTAGAGCCCCAGGTCTGCCCCTCGTCTCACCAGCTCCCAGCGCAGACACCAGCGAGAATGGCGGCGTGAACGGGGTGGGACTCGACAGCAGCGAGGATGCGGTACAATGGAAGGAAGTGGCAAGTAACTGTGGTGGCGCTGCTCTGCAGGAAAGGGAAAGAAACACTCGAGATAAATAAGGAGagaaaaataaaagggagacGGCCAGGTAAGTGGTGTTGGCGGCAAGTGTTAATGCGGCCGAGGGTGTAGTCATGTGCTCAGAGCTCGTTCACCTGATAATAAATTAGCCTTTTTTTACATATCATATAGGCAAATAGTCGTAAATGAGCATTCTCGCATAGCATATAGTACCGAGTGTTTTTATCTTTTTGCTTTATATTGTTATTGCTTCGAGTTTCTAATTCTTTACGGAGTAACATATAATTTAACTATGGTTTAACTCTTATCTCAGGTGAAAATTCTATTCTGCCCACCAGAACCTGTCAGAATCGCAAATATCCAGGAGATACATGACCAGATCGAAGGAGAGAACTTGTCCAGACTTATTTTGATATTGCTGGGAAAGATAATGCCTAGAGCTAAAGAGTCTGTGAAGGAGAAATTCACATTTAAAGTAGATATTTTTCAGGTTAGTTTTGTATAACTATTCATGGCTTCGTTGAAATGAAAACTATGTAAATGAACGACAGCAGTGACTGTTGTAAGAATAACGACTTGCCATTAAGTAAAGCACATCAACTAATTTGTAGTAcatttttgtgcattcaatattgATGCTTGATGTAGTGTAGCATACTCTATTGGTTTGAATCAGGATCCGGTGTACAAGTTTCTGCAAGTTATTTTCTCAATCTTGAATACTTGTTCATAGTTTCATGACTTCTGTCATGTAAAGCTGATGCTTAATCCCTTGTAGTTTCATCACTTGAGTCATGTACAGTTCATGTTTTACTATACATATATTATGCATGTATTCTACATTATACCCTATATATTCAAACTGATGTGCTCCTCCAACTGAAGGTCAATGAGTTACTGGTTAACATTAGTAAGCATGACCTGAAGCCCAAGCATGAAGTGTTGACTGCAGAAGAAAAGGCCAAGCTCCTGAAATTGTACAATGTAGAGGATTCACAGGTACGTCTATCTGTAATTTATTACTGATTACTAATATGAATTAGGTGGCAGTACTGAATATATTTATTCTAAATTGTTGCAATATCCAAGAAGTTTCTTTTTGGAGAGTCGGATCCATATATCATTTATTTACTATAATTATATTGCCAAACAAGAATTCTTAAGATGGAAGCACATtaaaaatatgttttcatagaatgAAAATGTCTGGGTCCAGCTTTAAGCTTTAAAAGTTTCTGTATTTCTGTTTTTACGAGAACATGCAGTTTTTTTGTTTTCTGGATTCTTTAGCCAGATGAGAACAGTTACCAGGTTGAACCAATATCTGTTATGGAGAAAATATTTTCTAATTGGTAAAACAAAGAGTGACAAACTGTCTGCATGCACAGTCTAGGGGTCATATTCATGTCAGAGTTACGGTGTCTCTCTTCACAAATGGGTATTGCAAAAAATGGTTTAGCAATATTGAGTTGGTGTTTTGAAATTTTTAGATGGTCTTGTTTGATTTATGGTTTATTTATATTACCAGTAGAGTTAAAGCCTTGGTGACTTGTACgatcatgtttttgagtattattTACTGGAACTCATGCTATGTACGCAGAACTAATTAACTATTTTCCATGTGAAATATTAGTGATTTGCCACTACAAAGAGTGGTGACCCTTTGCCGTTTTTTAAATCTGCAAGTGCATTGATGATTTTCCACTGGAAAGAGAGAAATAGATGAAAATTTTCACCTTCTCTGTGTCATCCtatcttcctttttttcttttgctcgAGATCTGAATGTAAGAATACAATATTTCTCTTTGTCCTCTCCTACCTTTGCTTCTTCCCTACCTCCACATTTTCTCCTAACACAGCCCCCCTCCTGGTCCCCATGCTTGAATACCAAGGAGGGCTTGATATCTCTCTTTCATCGCTTGTGTCAGACGCCCGCCTTGGAATCTCCAAATCTTGATTGGATTATTCTCCTCCATACCTATCCTCAACCCCACTCTCCTAGCGCTATACAATCCCCACCACTGCCACAGCAGGAGGCTGCACAGAAGCGGTGGTGTACTTGTTCATGGACATGGTGGCCTTCATATACATTGGAATCCCAAGGTGCCCAACAGATTCCCCTACCCCTATTTGTCATGAAGCTCCACACTCCCTGCCATGTTTGTGAACCCCAAGCTTGGGAAGGAACTTcactaactactccctccgttcctaaatataagtctttctagtgtTTCATTAAAGgattacatacagagcaaaatgcacGAATCTACACTCGAAAATATGtccatatacattcgtatgtagtcttttagtgaaatctctaaaaagacttatatttaggaacggaggggagTTTTATGGCAGGTGGCAGGGCATTTCTGTGATCAATGTGTCGTACTATATGCAAGCTGCAGGGCTGTTCAAAGCTGGGTTTGCCAGCTGGTTAACTCTCCAGTTGAAGATGCAAGAATGACAAGAAGAGAAGGCACATGAGTTAAAAGAGCTCTTTTATGTAATGGGTTGGGCAAAAATGGGGTTGAACAGGCTATCGGGAGGGTGATGTTGGGAGCTGGCTTGGAGAATGAAGGATAGGGCTAGAGGAAGGGAGAGAGTAGGTCAGTTGGAGGTGGAAGAGGATAAAACGTTGGAGTTGTatctcatcttctctctttgtagTGGCAAATCCTCAATTGCGAATTTGCAAACGGCAAATCACCAATCACCATGTATTTTCCCCTTTTTTTGTGGGGTCAAGTGTTTCATGCTAGAACAGTGATGTTATTTTTTCATTCTTACTGGTGTTGCAAGTTCTTTCCCCAGTGCGAAAGTCGCTATGTGAACTATGTAACCATTTTTTTTGTTACGTCTTGCTGGATGTCACTATTTCCTCCAGAGAACAGCCCGGTCTGGCTGTTGCCTATTGGCCTGCATGTTAGTTCCTAGTATGTACTTGGTaggggctagggttctaccaggtctcggacgtaggttgtaggggtggaagtgcgggctgcgaggttggggacgccggcgccggcggttgggcgccgtcgcggcgtgagagagagagagagaggcggctagggtttggggctctcgtctcctgagggagacgacaacagaatatactgtttattgtctgattaatatcgaaggggtacatgtgtttataaaggaggacaacctccactaaaccctagataacttggactctaacttggactctaatataacttgaactctagtataacttggacttctaagataggtaagataacttgggctaagcccgtaagtaaccctgcccattgggcctcctccgttggtacgttgtaccggtcataacagtaCTTGTATGTGATGATGGAGACCATTGATAAATTTTACCATCCTGAGCACTTGCGTCTCATATCATGCCGATAATTTTATGATTTGCCACATTTTTTGCCAGGTTGCCATATTATTTGTGTGCTTATTTGGTTTTTGTTTAAACTAGAACTTTAATATATTATCCAGTTCAAGATGTTTAGTATTTCCACACACCAACTGATTGTGCTGTTACCATAAAAGAATTGAAGATAAGTATATTAATGTCTTATAGTCATCATTGGCCATACCTCATTATCCTTTTATCTGCCTGTTGGATTACTCACATGCCTAAAATGCCAAACTGCATTTGTTATTAGCTTCTTTTTGCATGAatcttcaatttttttaaaatcaaCATCTAGTTATTATATAGTTATTTTTAACCACAGTTTTACTAAAAATGGTGCTGTTATCTTTCAGCTCCCTCGCATGCTAGAGACTGATCCTGTTGCTCGGTACTATGGCCTTGGCAAGGGAACCGTGCTTAAAGTTACATATGACAGTGAGCTTACCGGGAAACATGTGACATACAGATGTATTTTCTGAGGGCTACGTGTGTTTCCATGGATGAAAGCTGTAGCAAGCTGTTTGTAAAATCGTGTTAGCTCTATGTTGATTACACCGAGCATGGTCGATTGGATTGGATTCAAGCAGTATCCGTTCACGGATTCCGTTCTTTTTTGCAAACTAGAGCTAGCATAGGTTTTACATACAAATCAGTTGTCAAAAACCCGAGTAAGATGAAGAACCAAGAAAGGAAAGATTGGCTGTCAAATAATCTTTCTTCAGCTAACTGTGGTTTGGTCTGCTTGTCTTGGGTAAAATTTCGCCATCTGCCGCCTTTCTCTTGCGGATGTTGCTGCTATCACCGCTGCTGTTATCCGTGGGGTTACTGCTGCTGATGGTATCGCTGCTGCTGTGATCCATGGGATTACTGCTGTTGATGGTATCGCTTGTGCTGTGATCCGTGGGGTTACTGCTGCTAATGGTGATGGTatctctgctgctgctgttgtttgtGGGGTTGGTATCGCTGTTGCTTAGCAGGTCTTGGTCCTCGTGGGAGTGCTCCTTGCATCTGCTTTTCATTATATGGGGCTTGAGCTTGCTCATGTCTGATAGCCGTACTGGTTTCAGGAAGAACTCATTTGCTCCTTCCTCCAGGCATCTGATTCAGAACAAACAAGACCATAATTGTCAGAGTTCATTCTAAGTTCCTGCTATATTCTAAGATAGCTTTATTTATGTCCATATGTTTGGGGTTCTACTCCATTTGCGCAGATAAAAATAGACAAGTGGCAGTCGTGAGTTGTCTTCAACGATAACCCTTTCTACATAGAGATGATGGACTCAAAAGGTCGACAGCCGTATCAATCCATATCTTTACTATTTATTTGACACAAAATATTTCAAGATAGAATATTATTAAGACGAGGTGAGCTGGGTGGGGTGTGGGGTTTGTTCCTTTGTTAGAAGGCATGTATGTGACGCCAACTCAATAAAGGATTCTGAGAGATCTTGGTGTCTAGTTTTGTTCAAGGCCTATCAAACATGTCCTAATAACAGATGTGACTATCAGAATCTTTTCTAGCGGTGGTTCAGCTAGAAATAAAGTTTCTAAATCAGGATCGTCAGTAATCAGTCTGGTTTCCAAATCAAACAAGATTCTGAGTCCTTAACTGTGCTCACCTGTTAATTCTGGAAGGTATGTTCTCCGATGACATGATCACAACCGGGATGTCCCTGAAAGACGACGACTCCTGATTCAACAAAAACCAGATGGAGACTCTTCAGGCTTTGAGTAGACCAAATCAAACCAACTAGCAAGaagttttttcttctttttgcggGAATAGAAGAAGATTTCATTCAGGTAAAAAGAAGGGGTGGGTGGGTACCTTGATCTTCTTGAGCAGATCGTATCCTGTCATCCCAGGCATGCAGTAGTCAGTGATGATGAGGTTCACGTTCACCTCGACGTCCTGCTCAGGACCAAACCCAGAATTAATCAAATCAGAAACAGTTTGAGAGCACCGGTACTGTGGCTGCGGCGCATGATAAACCATCTATCTACTTACCAGCTGGTCCGCATGGACAGAGGAAATGGAGGCGTCCTCGGCATGGAGCCCCAAGAACTGGAGAGCCTTGGTCCCAGAATCCACAGTGGTAACTGCAGAAACAAAGAGAGACTCTGCCTCAGATGCCATGCCATGGCAGGAAACACAACTTGCTATGCTGCAAATGAAATTGATGAGTACCTTGGAACGAAGATGTCTTGAGGAGCCTCTCGATGAGCTTCCTGTCAAGGACGCTGTCATCCACGGCCAAGACATGGAACGGAGCCTCTGCGATCGCCGCCACCGCCATCGGAGAAGATAGAGAGCGTGTGTTTTGTGTGATGGAGGAGGTGGATGCTAGAGGAGAAAGCAAGAGTGGTAGAGGAAAGGCAGGCGGTGTGTGCGCTTGGCATGAGCTCCTTCCTCCTTTGCTTTGCTTTCCAGGGGCGTGTGGGTGGGGTGGAGCTTATATGCATCCGAAGCACATGAAAAAGGATTCCGGGGAGATATGATTATGAGGGTGGGGAGGAAAAGTGGGTGGAGAAAACAAGTGTGATGACCAAAGGAAATCCCGCCTCATGGAAAGCAAGATCCGGGCCAGATTTCCTCCAAATCTTGCCATGAATTGACTCCACGATAGAATAGACCTGGCAGGCCCATCAGCCACAGCAAAGCCATGGCCCACCATCTTCTCTTgttccctttctttctttctttctggcTTGTCCTCTTGCTTGCTCGGCTGACCTGAAAGGAAGATTTGGGTCGTTTCCGGCGATTTGGTAAAgacggaaaaagatgaggagatctTCCACAGGTCAGGTGTGTGTGACCTTGCGGTTTGATGCGCATCCATCTGATCTGTtggtttttcttttctccttcccTGTATGAAATCTGTTGGTGGCACATCACTAGTTGGTTCCTGCCCGGTGCAGACGTCTTCCGACCAGCTGCGAGTTACGTGGCTCCACATAGCAAGCCCCCAAGCAGTCTGTATGTGGTGTTGCCAAAAATGCTACATCTACGGCCTTATTACAGAGATTTTACGAACCTTTCAACCAACTAAACTTGCCCCCCATCCCTCCTGATTTTCGGGGGGTGGGACCCTCCCTCCCCGTTTGATTCAATCACAGATTGACACCTTAAATTTATCCCGTAATAGGCTTGTAAGAGTCCTAGACGTAGCATTGCTCGTGGTGTTGCTAATCTGTGGCAGTTCACTTGAATcatgtttccttttttttcttttttatttaaccCGCAAAAAAAAAGAA
This region includes:
- the LOC123399999 gene encoding DNA-directed RNA polymerase V subunit 5A-like isoform X2, which codes for MEPSFDDVPEVVDWMSSMVDRGGRASQESHRLFLARRTALEMLRDRGYSVPESELARTLPEFRAWWAQEPEIERLSFSTFLASDHSDKVKILFCPPEPVRIANIQEIHDQIEGENLSRLILILLGKIMPRAKESVKEKFTFKVDIFQVNELLVNISKHDLKPKHEVLTAEEKAKLLKLYNVEDSQTPALESPNLDWIILLHTYPQPHSPSAIQSPPLPQQEAAQKRWCTCSWTWWPSYTLESQGLFKAGFASWLTLQLKMQE
- the LOC123399999 gene encoding DNA-directed RNA polymerase V subunit 5A-like isoform X4 gives rise to the protein MEPSFDDVPEVVDWMSSMVDRGGRASQESHRLFLARRTALEMLRDRGYSVPESELARTLPEFRAWWAQEPEIERLSFSTFLASDHSDKVKILFCPPEPVRIANIQEIHDQIEGENLSRLILILLGKIMPRAKESVKEKFTFKVDIFQVNELLVNISKHDLKPKHEVLTAEEKAKLLKLYNVEDSQERRGVLWQVAGHFCDQCVVLYASCRAVQSWVCQLVNSPVEDARMTRREGT
- the LOC123399999 gene encoding DNA-directed RNA polymerase V subunit 5A-like isoform X3, whose protein sequence is MEPSFDDVPEVVDWMSSMVDRGGRASQESHRLFLARRTALEMLRDRGYSVPESELARTLPEFRAWWAQEPEIERLSFSTFLASDHSDKVKILFCPPEPVRIANIQEIHDQIEGENLSRLILILLGKIMPRAKESVKEKFTFKVDIFQVNELLVNISKHDLKPKHEVLTAEEKAKLLKLYNVEDSQTPALESPNLDWIILLHTYPQPHSPSAIQSPPLPQQEAAQKRWCTCSWTWWPSYTLESQVFLVFH
- the LOC123399999 gene encoding DNA-directed RNA polymerase V subunit 5A-like isoform X5, with amino-acid sequence MEPSFDDVPEVVDWMSSMVDRGGRASQESHRLFLARRTALEMLRDRGYSVPESELARTLPEFRAWWAQEPEIERLSFSTFLASDHSDKVKILFCPPEPVRIANIQEIHDQIEGENLSRLILILLGKIMPRAKESVKEKFTFKVDIFQVNELLVNISKHDLKPKHEVLTAEEKAKLLKLYNVEDSQVAGHFCDQCVVLYASCRAVQSWVCQLVNSPVEDARMTRREGT
- the LOC123399999 gene encoding DNA-directed RNA polymerase V subunit 5A-like isoform X1; its protein translation is MEPSFDDVPEVVDWMSSMVDRGGRASQESHRLFLARRTALEMLRDRGYSVPESELARTLPEFRAWWAQEPEIERLSFSTFLASDHSDKVKILFCPPEPVRIANIQEIHDQIEGENLSRLILILLGKIMPRAKESVKEKFTFKVDIFQVNELLVNISKHDLKPKHEVLTAEEKAKLLKLYNVEDSQTPALESPNLDWIILLHTYPQPHSPSAIQSPPLPQQEAAQKRWCTCSWTWWPSYTLESQGAQQIPLPLFVMKLHTPCHVCEPQAWEGTSLTTPSVPKYKSF
- the LOC123399999 gene encoding DNA-directed RNA polymerase V subunit 5A-like isoform X9; the encoded protein is MEPSFDDVPEVVDWMSSMVDRGGRASQESHRLFLARRTALEMLRDRGYSVPESELARTLPEFRAWWAQEPEIERLSFSTFLASDHSDKVKILFCPPEPVRIANIQEIHDQIEGENLSRLILILLGKIMPRAKESVKEKFTFKVDIFQVNELLVNISKHDLKPKHEVLTAEEKAKLLKLYNVEDSQGCSKLGLPAG
- the LOC123399999 gene encoding DNA-directed RNA polymerases IV and V subunit 5B-like isoform X6 — protein: MEPSFDDVPEVVDWMSSMVDRGGRASQESHRLFLARRTALEMLRDRGYSVPESELARTLPEFRAWWAQEPEIERLSFSTFLASDHSDKVKILFCPPEPVRIANIQEIHDQIEGENLSRLILILLGKIMPRAKESVKEKFTFKVDIFQVNELLVNISKHDLKPKHEVLTAEEKAKLLKLYNVEDSQLPRMLETDPVARYYGLGKGTVLKVTYDSELTGKHVTYRCIF